Within Candidatus Marinarcus aquaticus, the genomic segment GGTAACTCTGCGATTGCTTTATTACAAATTGCAGATAAATCAATGGCGGAACAATCAAACATTCTTGATACCGTTAAAGCCAAATTAATCCAAGCCAATACGGCTACTACGTCTAGTGCGGGTAGAAATGCTATTGCTGCGGATATTGCTAAATTAATGACGCAGTTTAATAATATTGCCACATCAACCAACTATAATGGTACCGATTTGATCTCTTCGTCAGCATCAGATTTAGATTTCCAAGTGGGTGAAGATTCAACCAACAATAAAATCACACTCAGTGCCGTTAACTCAGATGCAGCTTCATACAGTATTGGTGGTCTAAAATCAATTACTTCTATCTCTACTGCGGGCGCAATTTCATCTCAAACACTTATAGATAGTGCTATTGATGATCTGAATAAAAACAGAGGTTCAATCGGTTCTGTACAAAACCAAGTAGAGTCAGCAGTACGAAACTTAATGACTCAAGCAACAAATGTAAAAGCGGCTGAAGCAATTATTCGAGACGTTGATTACGCGGAAGAATC encodes:
- a CDS encoding flagellin, which translates into the protein GNSAIALLQIADKSMAEQSNILDTVKAKLIQANTATTSSAGRNAIAADIAKLMTQFNNIATSTNYNGTDLISSSASDLDFQVGEDSTNNKITLSAVNSDAASYSIGGLKSITSISTAGAISSQTLIDSAIDDLNKNRGSIGSVQNQVESAVRNLMTQATNVKAAEAIIRDVDYAEESANFNKQNIISQAGAYAIAQSNAAQQNVLRLLQ